A region of Maridesulfovibrio sp. DNA encodes the following proteins:
- a CDS encoding class I SAM-dependent methyltransferase, which produces MSQYYPEEYGSHTPVSAKKIKPYKRMICKILLTASSRPFFKSFLQRVLKQSSIFRWLLTAGVSNESKVLDVGCGMGGLLCKMWNCGVHTLVGIDPFIPSPINYKKNFHIIKGDINQISEQFDLIICNHSLEHMPNQNILGVLRDLLTEQGCLIIRIPLSQKYLWKTFRENWAQLDPPRHLFLHSEKSFHKLADSNGFEVFQTFNECHAGSVASSEKLKKNLSYSLSNKKVFTDEERKNFVQFAKKLRLNNEGDQATFFLKKKLH; this is translated from the coding sequence ATGTCTCAATACTACCCCGAAGAGTATGGATCACATACACCGGTCTCTGCCAAAAAGATCAAACCTTACAAAAGGATGATCTGCAAAATCTTGCTGACTGCTTCAAGCCGACCTTTTTTTAAATCTTTTTTACAACGTGTTCTGAAACAATCTTCAATTTTCAGGTGGCTATTAACGGCAGGTGTATCAAATGAATCTAAAGTCCTTGATGTCGGCTGCGGCATGGGGGGACTTCTGTGTAAGATGTGGAATTGCGGGGTACATACTCTTGTGGGGATCGATCCTTTCATCCCGTCTCCGATAAACTACAAAAAAAATTTTCACATAATAAAAGGCGATATAAATCAAATTTCGGAACAGTTCGATTTAATCATCTGCAATCATTCTCTGGAGCATATGCCCAACCAAAACATTCTCGGTGTGTTGAGAGATCTGCTTACCGAACAAGGATGTCTGATAATACGAATTCCGTTAAGCCAAAAATATTTATGGAAAACATTCAGGGAAAACTGGGCACAGCTTGATCCTCCAAGGCATTTATTTTTACATTCCGAAAAGAGTTTTCATAAATTAGCAGATTCCAATGGATTTGAAGTTTTCCAGACATTTAATGAATGCCATGCCGGAAGTGTAGCCAGCTCGGAAAAGCTGAAAAAGAACTTAAGCTATTCATTATCAAACAAAAAAGTTTTTACGGATGAAGAACGTAAAAATTTTGTTCAGTTTGCTAAAAAACTGCGCCTAAATAATGAAGGAGACCAAGCAACATTTTTCCTTAAGAAGAAATTGCACTAA
- a CDS encoding DUF805 domain-containing protein, whose product MEAIKTCFKKYATFNGCAGRPEFWYWVLFTWILSMIAYTIDTAISGSTDPLNRTLLVSNIIMFLTVVPTMAVSVRRLHDAGHSGWWFLLTFTVIGALLLLYWYVCPSKKQSAC is encoded by the coding sequence ATGGAAGCAATCAAAACATGTTTTAAAAAATATGCGACATTCAATGGCTGCGCAGGACGCCCTGAATTCTGGTACTGGGTGCTATTCACGTGGATTCTCTCCATGATCGCCTACACCATAGATACAGCCATTTCCGGCAGCACCGATCCCTTGAACCGCACATTACTCGTCTCAAACATAATTATGTTTTTAACCGTTGTCCCGACCATGGCGGTCAGCGTTCGGCGCCTGCATGATGCAGGACATTCCGGCTGGTGGTTCCTGCTTACGTTTACTGTAATCGGGGCTTTATTGCTGCTCTACTGGTATGTCTGCCCAAGCAAAAAACAATCGGCTTGTTGA
- a CDS encoding C40 family peptidase, whose amino-acid sequence MKLSLLFMLLLLVVSGCTTTSAPSPKRQAYESAKIISATKIGRASKVTRTSKGSRVVSTARSLLGIPYKWGGRSPQTGFDCSGFVWYVFNQYGINLPRSSSQLLSVGRPADKSSIRPGDILIYKVSKKGKSLHAAIATGSGTFVHSPSSGKTVSEVSMSGPYWRGRLIGVRRVL is encoded by the coding sequence ATGAAGCTTTCATTATTGTTTATGCTTCTACTACTTGTCGTAAGTGGGTGTACCACTACGTCTGCCCCGTCGCCCAAACGTCAGGCATATGAATCGGCAAAAATAATTTCAGCAACCAAAATAGGACGGGCAAGTAAAGTCACTCGAACGTCAAAAGGCTCCAGAGTCGTCAGCACAGCCAGATCCCTTCTTGGTATACCCTACAAATGGGGAGGACGTTCTCCCCAAACCGGCTTCGACTGTTCTGGTTTCGTCTGGTACGTATTCAATCAGTACGGGATCAATCTGCCGCGCTCCTCATCGCAATTATTGTCTGTAGGTCGCCCTGCTGATAAATCTTCAATCCGTCCCGGCGATATTCTCATTTACAAGGTGAGCAAGAAAGGTAAATCCCTCCACGCCGCCATTGCGACCGGAAGCGGGACCTTTGTGCATTCACCCAGTTCCGGTAAGACTGTAAGCGAGGTGTCGATGTCGGGACCGTACTGGCGAGGACGTCTTATCGGAGTCAGAAGGGTTCTTTAA
- a CDS encoding sodium-dependent transporter — protein sequence MQKRETWGSRTGFIMAAVGSAIGLGNIWRFPYMVYENGGGAFLIPYFVAMLAAGMPFMILEFGLGQKFKGSAPKVFSSISKNWEWLGWWQVMVSFIITTYYVVVVAWAINYFILAFNQGWTAAPKDFFFGEFLGLTDSPMHMGGVQTSILFATAAAWLMTFAAVFTGVKSGIERVSKIFMPLLFLLVFIFIGRGLMLPGATEGLDWLFKPDFNALTDGKVWADAFGQIFYSLSIGFAIMLSYASYLPKDSDINNNACMTVFINCGFSIISGIMIFSVLGYMAHQQGVPVSEVAGSGVGLAFITLPTAINLMPAPAFFGTLFFLALTVAGLSSMISLAEVVVAALIDKIKVSRKVASCVFCGLGFLVSIAFTTGGGLLLLDIVDHFINNFGILMSGFIEIIFIAWFCRLDDLRNHVNMTSEIKVGALWLNSLRFVVPAMLGFMLVSNFAGDISKNYGGYSTTATIAFGWAPLVLCLVFGLVCARSGQGFDSITGVNRSFLKRS from the coding sequence ATGCAGAAAAGAGAAACATGGGGCTCCCGTACCGGCTTCATTATGGCCGCAGTGGGGTCCGCAATCGGATTGGGAAATATCTGGCGTTTTCCGTACATGGTTTATGAAAACGGTGGTGGAGCTTTCCTCATTCCTTATTTTGTGGCCATGCTTGCCGCAGGTATGCCGTTTATGATTCTTGAGTTCGGTCTGGGACAGAAATTTAAGGGTTCAGCCCCCAAGGTGTTTTCCTCCATTTCCAAAAATTGGGAATGGCTCGGCTGGTGGCAGGTTATGGTTTCTTTCATCATCACCACATATTACGTGGTGGTTGTGGCCTGGGCCATCAACTATTTTATCCTTGCCTTCAATCAGGGTTGGACTGCTGCTCCAAAAGATTTCTTTTTCGGTGAATTCCTCGGATTAACAGACTCTCCCATGCATATGGGCGGGGTGCAGACTTCCATTCTGTTTGCTACTGCAGCTGCATGGCTGATGACTTTTGCGGCTGTATTTACCGGTGTTAAAAGCGGTATTGAACGGGTCAGCAAGATTTTCATGCCCCTGCTTTTTCTGCTGGTATTTATTTTTATAGGCAGAGGGCTGATGCTGCCCGGAGCAACAGAAGGTCTCGATTGGCTTTTCAAGCCTGATTTTAACGCCCTTACAGACGGTAAGGTCTGGGCCGATGCTTTCGGACAGATTTTTTACAGCCTGTCCATCGGTTTTGCCATCATGCTTTCCTATGCCAGTTACCTGCCCAAGGATTCGGATATCAACAACAACGCCTGCATGACCGTATTCATCAACTGCGGGTTCAGCATCATTTCCGGGATCATGATTTTCAGCGTGCTTGGTTACATGGCTCATCAGCAGGGCGTTCCTGTCAGTGAAGTTGCCGGGTCCGGTGTGGGATTGGCTTTTATCACCCTACCCACGGCTATCAACCTGATGCCTGCTCCTGCGTTTTTCGGAACCCTGTTTTTTCTCGCTCTCACTGTGGCCGGGCTGTCTTCCATGATCTCCCTTGCCGAGGTAGTTGTTGCCGCGCTTATCGACAAGATCAAGGTTTCCCGCAAGGTGGCGTCCTGCGTATTCTGCGGGCTCGGTTTTCTGGTCAGCATCGCTTTTACTACAGGCGGCGGCTTGCTCCTGCTTGATATTGTGGACCACTTTATCAATAATTTCGGTATACTCATGAGCGGTTTTATTGAGATTATTTTTATTGCATGGTTCTGCAGGCTTGACGATCTGCGTAACCACGTAAATATGACTTCAGAAATCAAGGTCGGCGCGCTTTGGCTGAACAGCCTGCGTTTTGTGGTTCCCGCCATGCTCGGCTTTATGCTGGTGTCAAATTTTGCTGGTGATATTTCCAAGAATTACGGAGGTTACTCAACCACCGCTACTATTG
- a CDS encoding AsmA family protein, whose amino-acid sequence MKNIVKLILTACAALVILCLAAVLIVTVIVDPNEYKDEIVQLVKKKTGRKLSFNGDIGLNFYPYLGFNVGPAALGNAPGFPDHDMARINKAEVSLRLIPLLSGKVSVGKVLLDGLSLHLAKNSQGVSNWDDLAGSSNEEETEPADLPTDSKDSGSGMNFENISVQGVEITNANLLYTDLQDESETSIENLNLNLGAIQGTSSFPFELGFELKLNQPEIALRPHLSGKIQLTPETDTVLLDNLALSVLDLHLTGQIHAGTQGGTPSFSGNLKLAETSLRELMDKLGVKISDMSDSNALKGFSAEIQFDGTDNSAKVKSLTVKLDGSTLTAEGQVVNFTSPQISINAEVDSFDADRYLPPQSKSESGSKPGQNTEASDSAQPATEPSLDVLRNLILNARLRIGRFKVNKIQATDIQIDVDAHDGVLAVAPSFNLYDGQFEAQTRLDANNETPIWSGSGSLQKLDIRSLLHDLLGKDVISGSASVEYDLSGSGLTPDGVKKTVCGSASFAVTEGAVLGVDVAKMIRDSWNKIMRADEEGNETGNFNFSSLEASAKVKNGHIINNDLLFDSPLVEANGAGWADLPAEKVDYKAMITVVGSLDGLEGEILDTVKDIPLPLRVKGNLSAPSIGLDEEVMAQLLVTAGISVGLDTLADSLLGNPDDDESSDDEDGINNSDDDESENLFGDLF is encoded by the coding sequence ATGAAGAATATCGTAAAACTCATACTGACTGCTTGTGCCGCTTTAGTGATCCTTTGCCTCGCTGCGGTTTTAATAGTCACGGTTATAGTTGACCCTAATGAATACAAGGATGAAATAGTCCAACTTGTAAAAAAAAAGACAGGGCGAAAACTATCCTTTAATGGCGACATCGGGCTGAATTTCTATCCGTATCTCGGTTTTAACGTCGGGCCTGCAGCTCTGGGAAATGCTCCGGGGTTTCCTGATCATGACATGGCCCGCATTAACAAGGCGGAAGTTTCTCTACGCCTTATACCTCTTCTGTCCGGGAAGGTGTCTGTCGGCAAAGTCTTATTGGATGGACTTTCCTTGCACCTTGCCAAGAATTCTCAAGGAGTCTCCAACTGGGACGATCTGGCTGGGAGCAGTAATGAAGAGGAGACTGAACCTGCTGATCTTCCAACTGACTCTAAAGACAGCGGCAGCGGTATGAACTTTGAGAATATTTCCGTTCAGGGTGTCGAGATTACCAACGCCAATCTGCTTTACACCGATTTGCAGGATGAATCCGAGACATCCATCGAAAATCTCAACCTGAACTTAGGGGCGATCCAAGGGACTTCCAGTTTTCCCTTTGAACTCGGATTTGAACTTAAACTGAATCAGCCCGAGATTGCTCTCCGGCCACATCTTTCAGGAAAAATCCAGTTAACCCCTGAGACCGATACGGTACTCTTGGATAACCTTGCCCTGTCAGTTCTTGATCTGCACCTTACAGGACAGATCCATGCCGGAACTCAGGGTGGAACTCCTTCTTTCTCCGGGAACTTAAAGCTGGCGGAAACATCTCTGCGAGAGCTGATGGACAAGCTTGGAGTTAAAATCTCGGACATGTCGGATTCCAACGCGCTGAAAGGGTTTTCAGCTGAGATACAATTTGATGGGACCGATAATTCAGCGAAAGTAAAATCCCTGACAGTCAAGCTCGACGGCAGCACGCTCACAGCCGAAGGGCAGGTTGTCAATTTCACCTCGCCTCAGATCTCCATCAACGCTGAGGTTGATTCCTTCGATGCCGACCGCTACCTGCCTCCGCAATCAAAATCTGAATCAGGCAGCAAGCCCGGACAAAACACAGAAGCATCGGATTCAGCCCAGCCTGCGACGGAACCGAGTCTGGATGTGCTACGCAATCTGATTCTGAATGCCCGGCTGAGAATCGGCCGCTTCAAGGTGAATAAGATACAAGCCACAGACATTCAGATCGACGTAGATGCCCATGACGGGGTGCTTGCTGTGGCACCCTCTTTTAATCTCTATGACGGACAATTTGAGGCACAAACCAGACTTGACGCGAATAACGAAACTCCCATTTGGAGTGGAAGCGGTTCATTGCAGAAACTTGATATCCGGTCTTTGCTGCATGACCTGCTTGGCAAAGATGTGATAAGCGGCTCAGCCTCGGTTGAATATGACCTTTCAGGATCGGGATTAACACCGGATGGCGTAAAAAAAACCGTATGCGGCTCGGCGTCCTTTGCTGTCACTGAAGGAGCAGTGCTTGGTGTGGATGTTGCCAAAATGATCCGCGACAGCTGGAACAAAATTATGAGGGCTGATGAGGAAGGTAATGAAACGGGCAATTTCAATTTTTCCAGCCTTGAAGCTTCAGCGAAAGTCAAGAACGGGCATATCATTAACAATGACCTGTTGTTTGATTCCCCGCTGGTGGAAGCCAATGGTGCAGGCTGGGCCGACCTTCCTGCAGAGAAGGTTGACTACAAGGCAATGATCACTGTCGTCGGTTCCCTTGACGGGCTTGAGGGGGAAATTCTGGATACCGTCAAGGATATTCCTCTCCCCCTGCGTGTGAAAGGAAACCTCAGCGCTCCGTCCATAGGTCTAGACGAGGAAGTAATGGCCCAGTTGCTGGTGACAGCCGGCATCAGTGTCGGACTGGACACTCTGGCCGACTCACTACTGGGCAATCCTGATGATGACGAATCCTCCGACGATGAAGACGGAATCAATAATTCAGATGATGACGAGAGTGAAAATTTATTTGGTGATTTGTTTTAA